The Streptomyces seoulensis genome contains a region encoding:
- a CDS encoding Gfo/Idh/MocA family protein has product MRIGVIGTGRIGTIHANTLSRHREVGSLILTDSDPLRAQELAHRLGETAAPSVEEVFHWGVDAVVITTATAAHAELIGRAARSGLPVFCEKPIALDLPGTLHALAEVAAARTVLQMGFQRRFDAGYVGAREAVRSGRLGRLHTVRALTSDQSPPPPEWLPLSGGLFRDTLIHDFDVLRWVTGREVVDVYATGSDAGPPMFREAGDVDTGAALLTLDDGTLATATATRLNGAGYDVRMELAGELDTVVVGLDDRTPIASTEPTGPPPADRPWPGFLERFGTAYESELCAFVDVVRGERANPCDGWQALQALRIAEACEISRRERRAVALAEVPDRVEPSYT; this is encoded by the coding sequence ATGCGCATCGGGGTCATCGGTACGGGCCGCATCGGCACCATCCACGCCAACACGCTGAGCCGCCACCGGGAGGTCGGATCGCTGATCCTTACGGACTCCGATCCGTTACGCGCGCAGGAACTGGCGCACCGGCTCGGCGAGACGGCGGCGCCGAGCGTGGAAGAGGTCTTCCACTGGGGCGTGGACGCGGTGGTGATCACCACCGCCACGGCGGCGCACGCGGAACTGATCGGCCGCGCGGCCCGCTCCGGGCTGCCGGTGTTCTGCGAGAAGCCGATCGCGCTCGACCTGCCCGGCACCCTGCACGCCCTCGCCGAGGTCGCGGCGGCCCGGACCGTGCTCCAGATGGGGTTCCAGCGACGCTTCGACGCGGGGTACGTCGGCGCCCGCGAGGCCGTGCGCTCGGGCCGCCTCGGCCGGCTGCACACGGTGCGCGCCCTGACCTCCGACCAGTCCCCGCCCCCGCCCGAGTGGCTGCCGCTGTCCGGCGGCCTCTTCCGGGACACCCTGATCCACGACTTCGACGTACTGCGCTGGGTGACCGGCCGCGAGGTGGTGGACGTGTACGCGACCGGCTCCGACGCCGGTCCCCCGATGTTCCGGGAGGCCGGTGACGTCGACACCGGCGCGGCCCTGCTCACCCTGGACGACGGCACCCTGGCAACAGCGACCGCGACCCGGCTGAACGGCGCCGGTTACGACGTACGCATGGAGCTGGCCGGCGAACTGGACACGGTCGTCGTGGGGCTGGACGACCGCACCCCGATCGCCTCCACCGAACCGACCGGCCCGCCCCCGGCCGACAGACCCTGGCCCGGCTTCCTCGAACGCTTCGGCACCGCCTACGAGTCCGAACTCTGCGCCTTCGTCGACGTCGTACGCGGCGAACGCGCCAACCCCTGCGACGGCTGGCAGGCGTTGCAGGCCCTGCGGATCGCCGAGGCGTGCGAGATCTCGCGGCGCGAGCGGAGAGCGGTGGCCCTGGCGGAGGTCCCGGACCGGGTGGAGCCCTCGTACACCTGA
- the aceB gene encoding malate synthase A: protein MSAPASPPVVVDAEPLPRQEEVLTGPALDFLAELHRRFTPRRNELLARRAERRAEIARTGTLDFLPETADVRADESWRVAPAPPALEDRRVEITGPTDRKMTVNALNSGARVWLADFEDASSPTWENVILGQLNLTDAYAGRVDFTDARSGKSYALRPQEELATVVMRPRGWHLDERHLVGADGAPIPGALVDFGLYFFHNAARLLELGKGPYFYLPKTESHLEARLWNDVFVFAQERLGIPQGTVRATVLIETITAAYEMEEILHELRDHASGLNAGRWDYLFSIVKNFRDGGAEFVLPDRNLVTMTAPFMRAYTELLVRTCHKRGAHAIGGMAAFIPSRRDEEVNKVAFEKVRADKDREADDGFDGSWVAHPDLVPIAMESFDKVLGDRPHQKDRLREDVHVEAADLIDIASLDAKPTYAGLVNAVQVGIRYIEAWLRGLGAVAIFNLMEDAATAEISRSQIWQWIDAGVEFENGERATPELARALAAAELEAVRAEIGAEAFAAGHWQEAHDLLLTVALDEEYADFLTLPAYRHLTG from the coding sequence ATGTCCGCACCCGCGTCCCCGCCGGTCGTCGTCGACGCCGAGCCGCTGCCCCGGCAGGAGGAGGTCCTCACCGGCCCGGCGCTGGACTTCCTCGCGGAGCTGCACCGCAGGTTCACCCCGCGCCGGAACGAACTCCTGGCCCGCAGGGCCGAGCGCCGCGCGGAGATCGCCCGTACCGGCACGCTGGACTTCCTCCCCGAGACGGCTGACGTACGGGCCGACGAGTCCTGGCGGGTGGCCCCGGCGCCGCCCGCGCTGGAGGACCGCCGGGTGGAGATCACCGGCCCGACCGACCGCAAGATGACGGTCAACGCCCTCAACTCCGGTGCCAGGGTGTGGCTCGCCGACTTCGAGGACGCCTCCTCCCCCACCTGGGAGAACGTGATCCTCGGCCAGCTCAACCTGACCGACGCCTACGCCGGCCGCGTCGACTTCACCGACGCCCGCAGCGGCAAGTCGTACGCGCTGCGCCCGCAGGAGGAGCTGGCGACGGTCGTGATGCGTCCGCGCGGCTGGCACCTGGACGAGCGGCATCTGGTGGGCGCCGACGGGGCACCGATCCCGGGTGCCCTGGTCGACTTCGGCCTGTACTTCTTCCACAACGCCGCCCGCCTGCTGGAGCTGGGCAAGGGGCCCTACTTCTACCTGCCGAAGACCGAGTCCCACCTCGAAGCCCGGCTGTGGAACGACGTGTTCGTCTTCGCCCAGGAGCGACTGGGCATCCCGCAGGGCACCGTACGGGCCACTGTGCTGATCGAGACGATCACAGCCGCGTACGAGATGGAGGAGATCCTCCACGAACTGCGCGACCACGCCTCGGGGTTGAACGCCGGCCGCTGGGACTATCTGTTCTCCATCGTGAAGAACTTCCGGGACGGCGGTGCCGAGTTCGTGCTGCCGGACCGCAACCTGGTCACGATGACCGCGCCGTTCATGCGGGCGTACACCGAACTCCTCGTCCGCACCTGCCACAAGCGGGGCGCGCACGCGATCGGCGGGATGGCGGCCTTCATCCCGTCCCGCCGGGACGAGGAGGTCAACAAGGTGGCCTTCGAGAAGGTCCGGGCCGACAAGGACCGGGAGGCGGACGACGGCTTCGACGGCTCCTGGGTGGCCCACCCGGACCTGGTGCCGATCGCCATGGAGTCCTTCGACAAGGTGCTCGGCGACCGGCCGCACCAGAAGGACCGGCTGCGCGAGGACGTGCACGTCGAGGCGGCCGACCTGATCGACATCGCCTCGCTGGACGCGAAGCCGACGTACGCCGGGCTGGTCAACGCGGTGCAGGTCGGCATCCGGTACATCGAGGCGTGGCTGCGCGGGCTCGGCGCGGTGGCCATCTTCAACCTGATGGAGGACGCGGCCACCGCCGAGATCTCCCGCTCGCAGATCTGGCAGTGGATCGACGCGGGCGTCGAGTTCGAGAACGGCGAACGCGCCACCCCCGAGCTGGCCCGCGCGCTGGCGGCGGCCGAACTGGAGGCGGTGCGCGCGGAGATCGGCGCGGAGGCGTTCGCGGCCGGGCACTGGCAGGAGGCGCACGACCTGCTGCTGACGGTGGCGCTGGACGAGGAGTACGCCGACTTCCTCACCCTCCCTGCCTACCGGCACCTCACCGGCTGA
- a CDS encoding sugar ABC transporter substrate-binding protein encodes MARFQNRVGMTVAGALALLACVSLTACSSTGGKRAEDARKAATAQGRAAVTTPRWTIAMITHSGDGDTFWDIVQSGAKQAAIKDNINFLYSHDDEAQQQAQLVDAAIDKKVDGIIVSLAKPDALKAAVARARKAGIPVVTVNSGSARSKAFGALSHIGQDETIAGEAVGEELNKRGRKNALCVLHEQGNVGHEQRCDGVEKTFKGKVRKLYVNGTNMPDVQSAVGAKLQADRDVDAVVTLGAPYADTVVKAREDAGSKAEVDTFDLNAKVAAELKDGTLGFAVDQQPYLQGYEAVDLLWLYRYNGDVLGGGKPVLTGPQIITKDQAGALAAYTDRGTR; translated from the coding sequence GTGGCACGGTTTCAGAACCGGGTAGGCATGACGGTGGCAGGGGCGCTCGCGCTGCTCGCCTGCGTCTCGCTGACCGCCTGCAGCAGCACCGGCGGCAAGCGGGCCGAGGACGCCCGCAAGGCTGCCACGGCTCAGGGCAGGGCAGCGGTGACCACCCCCCGCTGGACCATCGCGATGATCACCCACTCCGGAGACGGCGACACCTTCTGGGACATCGTGCAGAGCGGCGCCAAGCAGGCGGCGATCAAGGACAACATCAACTTCCTGTACTCGCACGACGACGAGGCACAGCAGCAGGCCCAGTTGGTGGACGCCGCGATCGACAAGAAGGTCGACGGGATCATCGTCAGCCTCGCCAAGCCCGACGCCCTCAAGGCGGCCGTGGCCCGCGCCCGCAAGGCCGGCATCCCGGTGGTCACGGTGAACTCCGGCTCGGCGCGGTCCAAGGCGTTCGGCGCCCTCAGCCACATCGGCCAGGACGAGACCATCGCCGGTGAGGCCGTCGGCGAGGAGCTGAACAAGCGCGGCCGCAAGAACGCCCTGTGCGTCCTGCACGAGCAGGGCAACGTCGGCCACGAGCAGCGCTGCGACGGCGTGGAGAAGACCTTCAAGGGCAAGGTCCGCAAGCTCTACGTCAACGGCACCAACATGCCCGACGTGCAGTCCGCCGTCGGCGCCAAGCTCCAGGCCGACCGGGACGTGGACGCCGTCGTCACCCTCGGCGCCCCCTACGCCGACACCGTCGTGAAGGCCAGGGAGGACGCCGGCAGCAAGGCCGAGGTCGACACCTTCGACCTCAACGCCAAGGTCGCCGCCGAGCTCAAGGACGGCACCCTCGGCTTCGCCGTCGACCAGCAGCCCTACCTCCAGGGCTACGAGGCGGTCGACCTGCTGTGGCTGTACAGGTACAACGGCGACGTCCTCGGCGGCGGCAAGCCGGTCCTGACCGGCCCGCAGATCATCACCAAGGACCAGGCGGGCGCGCTCGCGGCGTACACCGATCGGGGCACCCGATGA
- a CDS encoding nucleotidyltransferase family protein translates to MTSDQALRHPPVAGLLLAAGGGLRLGGRPKALLRHDGALLVERAARALRDAGCTPVHVVLGAGIEEVCAHAGLSGFVLVDNPGWAEGMASSLRAGLQSLSGTDARGALVSLVDQPGIGPEAHARVLAAYTDETSLVSAAYDGRRGHPVLLGAAHWPGVAESARGDRGARDYLRRHSALIRLVECGDVAEPYDIDTGADLGRLREGPGTGGAH, encoded by the coding sequence ATGACATCCGACCAGGCCCTCCGCCACCCCCCGGTCGCCGGGCTCCTGCTCGCCGCCGGTGGCGGGCTGAGACTCGGTGGGCGCCCCAAGGCGCTGTTGCGGCATGACGGGGCCCTGCTGGTCGAGCGGGCGGCCCGCGCCCTGCGGGACGCCGGGTGCACCCCCGTGCACGTGGTGCTCGGAGCAGGGATCGAAGAGGTCTGCGCACACGCCGGGTTGAGCGGGTTCGTGCTCGTGGACAACCCCGGCTGGGCCGAAGGGATGGCCTCGTCCCTGCGTGCCGGGCTTCAGTCACTCTCGGGCACGGACGCGCGCGGCGCCCTGGTGAGCCTCGTCGATCAGCCGGGCATCGGCCCCGAGGCGCACGCACGGGTGCTGGCCGCGTACACCGACGAGACCTCCCTCGTGTCGGCCGCGTACGACGGCAGGCGTGGTCACCCGGTGCTGCTGGGCGCCGCCCACTGGCCCGGTGTGGCCGAGAGCGCGCGGGGCGACCGGGGTGCTCGGGACTATCTGCGGCGGCACAGCGCGCTGATCCGGCTCGTGGAGTGCGGGGACGTGGCCGAGCCGTACGACATCGACACCGGGGCCGACCTCGGCCGGCTGCGGGAGGGGCCCGGCACCGGCGGGGCCCATTGA
- a CDS encoding ribonuclease domain-containing protein: MRFPPRTTRIGAAAALLSALLVGGTVSATTADAATASVGSICYGALPSQAHDTLDLIEQGGPYPYSQDGVVFQNREGVLPGQSSGYYHEYTVITPGESTRGARRVVTGQDYEEDYYTSDHYATFDLIDYGC, encoded by the coding sequence ATGAGATTCCCCCCACGCACCACTCGCATCGGCGCCGCGGCGGCCCTCCTCTCCGCCCTCCTCGTCGGCGGCACCGTCTCCGCCACCACCGCGGACGCGGCCACCGCGTCGGTCGGCAGCATCTGTTACGGCGCCCTGCCGTCGCAGGCTCACGACACCCTCGACCTCATCGAGCAGGGCGGCCCGTACCCCTACTCGCAGGACGGCGTGGTCTTCCAGAACCGCGAGGGCGTCCTGCCCGGCCAGTCCTCCGGGTACTACCACGAGTACACGGTCATCACCCCCGGCGAATCCACCCGGGGCGCCCGCCGCGTCGTCACGGGCCAGGACTACGAGGAGGACTACTACACCTCCGACCACTACGCCACGTTCGACCTCATCGACTACGGCTGCTGA
- a CDS encoding dihydrofolate reductase family protein, producing the protein MGKLVSTVFVSLDGVYQAPGGPEEDTSGGFRQGGWTFPYADEGFGGFVDESFGRAGAFLLGRHTYDIFAGYWPKVTDPDNPVAAKLNALPKYVVSATLQDPGWSGTTVLTGDLGKEVQAVKERTEGEVQIHGSGALVRSLVNLGLIDTLHLMTFPVVLGEGRRLFVEGAVPTRFRHAGGLVTGKGVSIQSYDLAGSPEYGSF; encoded by the coding sequence ATGGGCAAGCTCGTCTCCACCGTCTTCGTCTCCCTCGACGGCGTGTACCAGGCCCCCGGCGGCCCCGAGGAGGACACCAGCGGCGGGTTCCGCCAGGGCGGCTGGACCTTCCCGTACGCCGACGAGGGCTTCGGCGGCTTCGTCGACGAGAGCTTCGGCCGGGCCGGTGCCTTCCTGCTCGGCCGCCACACCTACGACATCTTCGCCGGCTACTGGCCGAAGGTGACCGACCCCGACAACCCGGTCGCGGCCAAGCTCAACGCGCTGCCGAAGTACGTCGTCTCCGCCACCCTCCAGGACCCCGGATGGTCCGGCACCACCGTGCTCACCGGCGACCTCGGCAAAGAGGTCCAGGCGGTGAAGGAGCGCACCGAGGGCGAGGTCCAGATCCACGGCAGCGGCGCGCTGGTCCGCTCGCTGGTCAACCTCGGCCTGATCGACACCCTGCACCTGATGACCTTCCCCGTCGTGCTCGGCGAGGGGCGCCGCCTCTTCGTGGAGGGCGCGGTCCCCACCCGCTTCCGGCACGCGGGCGGCCTGGTCACCGGGAAGGGCGTCTCCATCCAGTCCTACGACCTGGCGGGCAGCCCCGAGTACGGGTCGTTCTGA
- a CDS encoding ABC transporter permease: MSTTTDTRPAGGPAPGGEQPRDERLLRTSPLRKLLSRPELGSVVGALAVLVFFAVAADGFLRPSSIGTVLYASSTIGIMAVPVALLMIGGEFDLSAGVMVTSSALISSMFSYQMTANIWVGAGVSLLVTLAVGAFNGFMLTRTKLPSFIVTLGTFLMLTGMNLGFTKLIDGTVSTKAIGDMEGFPSAQAVFASTLTLGGVDIKVTVLWWLGLVALASWVLLRTRVGNWIFAVGGNEDAARAVGVPVAKTKIGLYMGVAFGAWVSGQHLLFSFDTVQSGEGVGNELIYIIAAVIGGCLITGGYGSAIGSAVGALLFGMTSKGIVFAEWNPDWFKFFLGAMLLLATLLNTWVRKRAEATK, translated from the coding sequence ATGAGCACCACCACCGACACCCGGCCGGCCGGAGGGCCGGCCCCGGGCGGCGAGCAGCCCCGCGACGAACGGCTGCTGCGCACCTCACCGCTGCGCAAGCTGCTGTCCCGGCCCGAACTGGGCTCGGTCGTCGGCGCCCTCGCCGTCCTCGTCTTCTTCGCGGTCGCCGCCGACGGGTTCCTGCGCCCGTCCAGCATCGGCACCGTGCTGTACGCCTCCTCGACCATCGGCATCATGGCCGTCCCCGTGGCCCTGCTGATGATCGGCGGCGAGTTCGACCTCTCGGCGGGCGTCATGGTGACGTCCTCCGCGCTGATCTCCTCGATGTTCAGCTACCAGATGACGGCCAACATCTGGGTCGGCGCGGGCGTGTCCCTGCTGGTCACCCTGGCCGTCGGCGCCTTCAACGGCTTCATGCTGACCCGCACCAAGCTGCCCAGCTTCATCGTCACGCTGGGCACCTTCCTGATGCTCACCGGCATGAACCTGGGCTTCACCAAGCTGATCGACGGCACGGTCTCCACCAAGGCCATCGGTGACATGGAGGGCTTCCCGAGCGCGCAGGCGGTCTTCGCCTCGACGCTCACCCTCGGCGGGGTCGACATCAAGGTCACCGTGCTGTGGTGGCTCGGCCTGGTCGCACTCGCCTCCTGGGTGCTGCTGCGCACCCGCGTCGGCAACTGGATCTTCGCGGTCGGCGGCAACGAGGACGCGGCCCGCGCGGTCGGTGTCCCCGTCGCCAAGACCAAGATCGGCCTCTACATGGGCGTCGCCTTCGGCGCCTGGGTCTCCGGCCAGCACCTGCTGTTCTCCTTCGACACCGTCCAGTCCGGCGAGGGCGTCGGCAACGAGCTGATCTACATCATCGCGGCCGTCATCGGCGGCTGCCTGATCACCGGCGGCTACGGCAGCGCCATCGGCTCGGCGGTCGGCGCCCTGCTGTTCGGCATGACCAGCAAGGGCATCGTCTTCGCCGAGTGGAACCCCGACTGGTTCAAGTTCTTCCTCGGAGCGATGCTCCTCCTGGCGACCCTGCTGAACACCTGGGTCCGCAAGCGCGCGGAGGCCACGAAATGA
- the alc gene encoding allantoicase, whose amino-acid sequence MTAQQPPAPPRFTGDAAPYGGGDPYADYRTADFPFTHHPDLADRRLGAGVIAANDEFFAQRENLLLPGRAEFEPGRFGHKGKIMDGWETRRRRGTSAEDPWPGADDHDWALIRLGTPGVIRGIIVDTAHFRGNHPRAVSVEGTSVPGTPSPGELLGDDVKWTTLVPPTPVGGHAANGFTVSAPQRFTHLRLNQHPDGGIARLRVHGEIVPDPAWLATLGTFDVAALENGGRAEDASDRFYSPAANTIRPGRSQRMDDGWETRRRRDRGHDWITYRLTAQAEIRAVEIDTAYLKGNSAGWASVSVRDGEGGEWTEILPRTRLQPDTVHRFTLAAPAVGTHARVDIHPDGGISRLRLFGSLTESGASRLAARYRELDG is encoded by the coding sequence GTGACGGCGCAGCAACCCCCCGCCCCGCCCCGCTTCACCGGCGACGCGGCTCCCTACGGCGGCGGCGACCCCTACGCGGACTACCGCACCGCCGACTTCCCCTTCACCCACCACCCCGACCTCGCCGACCGGCGCCTGGGGGCCGGGGTGATCGCCGCCAACGACGAGTTCTTCGCCCAGCGGGAGAACCTGCTGCTGCCCGGCCGCGCCGAGTTCGAGCCCGGCCGCTTCGGCCACAAGGGCAAGATCATGGACGGCTGGGAGACCCGCCGCCGGCGCGGCACGAGCGCCGAGGACCCCTGGCCCGGCGCCGACGACCACGACTGGGCGCTGATCCGCCTCGGCACGCCCGGTGTGATCCGGGGGATCATCGTCGACACCGCGCACTTCCGGGGCAACCACCCCCGGGCCGTCTCCGTCGAGGGCACGTCGGTGCCCGGCACGCCGTCCCCCGGGGAACTGCTCGGCGACGACGTCAAGTGGACGACACTCGTCCCGCCCACCCCGGTCGGCGGCCACGCGGCGAACGGCTTCACCGTCTCCGCGCCCCAGCGCTTCACCCACCTCAGGCTGAACCAGCACCCGGACGGCGGCATCGCCCGCCTGCGCGTGCACGGCGAGATCGTCCCGGACCCGGCGTGGCTGGCGACGCTCGGCACCTTCGACGTGGCCGCGCTGGAGAACGGCGGCCGGGCCGAGGACGCGTCCGACCGCTTCTACTCCCCGGCCGCCAACACCATCCGGCCGGGCCGCTCCCAGCGGATGGACGACGGCTGGGAGACCCGGCGCCGACGCGACCGGGGCCACGACTGGATCACGTACCGGCTGACCGCGCAGGCGGAGATCAGGGCGGTCGAGATCGACACGGCGTACCTGAAGGGGAACAGCGCGGGCTGGGCGTCGGTGTCGGTGCGCGACGGCGAGGGCGGCGAGTGGACCGAGATCCTGCCGCGCACCCGGCTCCAGCCGGACACCGTCCACCGCTTCACGCTTGCGGCCCCCGCCGTCGGCACCCACGCGCGCGTGGACATCCATCCGGACGGCGGGATCTCCCGGCTGCGTCTCTTCGGCTCCCTCACCGAGAGCGGCGCGAGTCGCCTGGCCGCCCGGTACCGGGAGCTGGACGGCTGA
- a CDS encoding ATP-binding cassette domain-containing protein: MTVTEERTPLVELADVSKYYGNVRALEGVSLEVHAGEITCVLGDNGAGKSTLIKTIAGLHQHDGGTLRIEGEETRLASPRDALDRGIATVYQDLAVVSLMPVWRNFFLGSEPRKGKGPFRRLDTDLMRRTTREELLRMGIDLRDVDQPIGTLSGGERQCVAIARAVHFGAKVLVLDEPTAALGVKQSGVVLKYVAAARDAGLGVVLITHNPHHAHLVGDRFVLLRRGAMVGNHTRDEITLDELTKQMAGGADLDALHHELKRG; encoded by the coding sequence ATGACCGTCACCGAAGAGCGCACGCCGCTGGTCGAGCTGGCCGACGTCAGCAAGTACTACGGCAACGTCCGCGCCCTGGAGGGTGTCTCGCTGGAGGTGCACGCCGGGGAGATCACCTGTGTCCTCGGCGACAACGGCGCGGGCAAGTCCACCCTGATCAAGACCATCGCGGGCCTCCACCAGCACGACGGCGGCACCCTGCGCATCGAGGGCGAGGAGACCCGGCTCGCCTCCCCGCGCGACGCCCTGGACCGGGGCATCGCCACGGTCTACCAGGACCTCGCCGTCGTCTCCCTGATGCCGGTCTGGCGCAACTTCTTCCTCGGCTCCGAGCCCCGCAAGGGCAAGGGCCCCTTCCGGCGCCTGGACACCGACCTGATGCGCCGCACCACCCGCGAGGAACTGCTGCGGATGGGCATCGACCTGCGCGACGTCGACCAGCCCATCGGCACCCTCTCCGGCGGCGAGCGCCAGTGCGTGGCCATCGCCCGTGCCGTCCACTTCGGCGCCAAGGTGCTCGTCCTGGACGAGCCCACCGCCGCCCTGGGCGTCAAGCAGTCCGGTGTGGTCCTCAAATATGTGGCCGCGGCACGGGACGCGGGCCTGGGTGTCGTGTTGATCACCCACAACCCGCACCACGCGCATCTCGTCGGCGACCGCTTCGTGCTGCTGCGCCGCGGCGCCATGGTGGGCAACCACACACGCGACGAGATCACCCTCGACGAACTGACCAAGCAGATGGCGGGCGGAGCGGACCTGGACGCTCTGCACCACGAGCTGAAGCGCGGCTGA
- a CDS encoding GntR family transcriptional regulator — protein sequence MDPTAPLDLRVDRSSPVPLYFQLAQQLEAAIERGALTPGSLLGNEIELAARLGLSRPTVRQAIQSLVDKGLLVRRRGVGTQVVHSQVKRPLELSSLYDDLEAAGQRPATKVLVNTVVPATAEIAAALGVTEGGDVHRVERLRLAHGEPMAYLINHLPLGLLDLDTARLEATGLYRMMRSAGITLHSARQSIGARGATPAEADRLAEAEGAPLLTMRRVTFDDTGRAVEHGDHTYRPARYSFEFQLLVRS from the coding sequence GTGGACCCGACCGCGCCGCTCGATCTCCGGGTGGACCGAAGCTCCCCGGTGCCGCTGTACTTCCAGCTCGCCCAGCAGTTGGAGGCGGCCATCGAGCGCGGCGCCCTCACCCCCGGCAGCCTGCTCGGCAACGAGATCGAGCTGGCCGCCCGGCTCGGCCTGTCCCGGCCCACCGTCCGCCAGGCCATCCAGTCCCTCGTCGACAAGGGGCTGCTGGTGCGCCGCCGGGGCGTCGGCACCCAGGTCGTGCACAGCCAGGTCAAGCGCCCGCTGGAGCTGAGCAGCCTCTACGACGACCTGGAGGCGGCCGGGCAGCGGCCCGCCACCAAGGTCCTGGTCAACACGGTCGTCCCGGCCACCGCCGAGATCGCCGCCGCGCTCGGCGTCACCGAGGGCGGCGACGTGCACCGCGTCGAGCGGCTGCGCCTGGCGCACGGCGAGCCGATGGCGTACCTGATCAACCATCTCCCGCTCGGCCTGCTGGACCTCGACACCGCCCGGCTGGAGGCGACGGGCCTGTACCGGATGATGCGCTCGGCCGGCATCACCCTGCACAGCGCCCGGCAGTCCATCGGCGCCCGCGGCGCCACCCCGGCCGAGGCCGACCGGCTCGCCGAGGCCGAGGGCGCACCGCTGCTCACCATGAGGCGCGTCACGTTCGACGACACCGGCCGCGCGGTCGAACACGGCGACCACACCTACCGTCCGGCCCGGTATTCCTTCGAGTTCCAGCTTCTCGTGCGCTCCTGA
- the allB gene encoding allantoinase AllB — protein sequence MSDAELALRSTRVITPEGARPATVTVTAGTVTAVLPYDTELPAGTRLAELGDDALLPGLVDTHVHVNDPGRTEWEGFWTATRAAAAGGITTLVDMPLNSLPPTTTVDHLRVKREAAEGRTHVDVGFWGGALPGNVKDLRPLHEAGVFGFKAFLSPSGVDEFPHLDGARLARSLGEIAGFDGLLIVHAEDPSRLSEAPAGPAYAGFLASRPHAAETEAIAQLLDLAERLRARVHVLHLSSAAALPLIAAARADGVRVTVETCPHYLTLSAEEVPDGASEFKCCPPIREAANRDLLWQALADGTIDCVVTDHSPSTADLKTPDFATAWGGISGLQLSLPAVWTEARERGHALTDVARWMSARTAALAGLDRKGAIAPGRDADFAVLAPEETFTVDPARLQHRNPVTAYAGKTLSGVVKSTWLRGQEVYRAGEFTEPKGRLLTRTG from the coding sequence GTGTCCGACGCCGAGCTGGCGCTGCGCTCCACACGCGTCATCACCCCCGAGGGGGCGCGGCCCGCCACGGTCACCGTCACCGCCGGGACCGTCACGGCCGTGCTGCCGTACGACACGGAGCTCCCGGCCGGCACCCGGCTCGCCGAACTCGGCGACGACGCCCTGCTGCCCGGCCTGGTCGACACGCACGTGCACGTCAACGACCCCGGCCGCACCGAGTGGGAGGGCTTCTGGACCGCCACCCGCGCGGCGGCCGCCGGCGGCATCACCACGCTCGTCGACATGCCCCTGAACTCCCTGCCGCCGACCACCACGGTCGACCATCTGCGCGTGAAACGGGAGGCCGCCGAGGGCCGTACCCATGTCGACGTCGGCTTCTGGGGCGGCGCGCTGCCCGGCAACGTCAAGGACCTGCGCCCACTGCACGAGGCCGGGGTGTTCGGCTTCAAGGCGTTCCTCTCGCCGTCGGGCGTGGACGAGTTCCCGCACCTGGACGGCGCCCGGCTGGCGCGCTCGCTGGGCGAGATCGCCGGGTTCGACGGGCTGCTGATCGTGCACGCCGAGGACCCGTCCCGTCTCTCGGAGGCCCCCGCCGGACCGGCGTACGCGGGCTTCCTCGCCTCCCGCCCGCACGCGGCCGAGACCGAGGCCATCGCCCAACTACTGGACCTGGCCGAGCGGTTGCGGGCGCGTGTGCACGTGCTCCATCTCTCCTCCGCCGCCGCGCTCCCGCTGATCGCCGCCGCCCGCGCCGACGGCGTCCGGGTGACCGTGGAGACCTGCCCGCACTACCTCACCCTCAGCGCGGAGGAAGTCCCGGACGGGGCGAGCGAGTTCAAGTGCTGTCCGCCCATCCGCGAGGCCGCCAACCGCGACCTGCTCTGGCAGGCTCTCGCGGACGGCACCATCGACTGCGTCGTCACCGACCACTCGCCCTCCACCGCCGACCTCAAGACGCCGGACTTCGCCACCGCCTGGGGCGGCATCTCCGGTCTCCAGCTCAGCCTTCCGGCCGTCTGGACCGAGGCGCGCGAGCGCGGGCACGCCCTGACGGACGTGGCGCGCTGGATGTCCGCCCGGACGGCGGCGCTCGCCGGTCTGGACCGCAAGGGCGCCATCGCGCCGGGCCGCGACGCCGACTTCGCCGTCCTCGCCCCGGAGGAGACCTTCACCGTCGACCCGGCCCGTCTCCAGCACCGCAACCCGGTCACCGCGTACGCCGGAAAGACTCTGAGCGGCGTCGTGAAGTCCACCTGGCTGCGCGGCCAGGAGGTCTACCGCGCAGGCGAGTTCACCGAGCCGAAGGGCCGCCTGCTGACCCGGACCGGCTGA